A genomic segment from Dendropsophus ebraccatus isolate aDenEbr1 chromosome 7, aDenEbr1.pat, whole genome shotgun sequence encodes:
- the CNGA1 gene encoding cyclic nucleotide-gated channel alpha-1, with protein sequence MAKLINTHHSYGAVPKVSIQDMDEEINKMEHGESRLLNQDEEINGTIHPEDHVKCYSIFSSKSRVHAVTSSLHRDQHLPGTAAVGNTNNSNNKDEEEKKKKKKEKKGKSDHKKEKKKDKEKKKDKEKEKGEKDKKENKNGEKEKEKAKEKEKEKEKEKEKDKDKKEEKKKDIFVIDPSGNLYYNWLFCITMPVMYNWTMIIARACFDELQQDYLEVWFFLDYMSDFIYIADMFVRTRTGYLEQGLLVRDEKKLRDKYKKTLQFKLDMVSIIPTDILYLKFGLNYPELRLNKLLRISRMFEFFQRTETRTNYPNIFRISNLIMYIVIIIHWNACVYYSISKAIGFGEDTWVYPNTSDPDYGRLARKYVYSLYWSTLTLTTIGETPPPVLDSEFWFVVADFLVGVLIFATIVGNVGSMISNMNAARAEFQGRIDAIKQYMHFRKVSKDLEKRVIKWFDYLWTNKKAVDEREVLKYLPDKLRAEIAINVHLDTLKKVRIFADCEAGLLIELVLKLQPQVYSPGDYICRKGDIGREMYIIKEGKLAVVADDGITQFVVLSDGSYFGEISILNIKGSKAGNRRTANIKSIGYSDLFCLSKDDLMEALTEYPDAKAMLEEKGRQILMKDGLLDLDIANSGADPKDIEEKVAHMEGLVDNLQTKFARLLAEYDSAQQKLKQRVTKIEKMLSPDPEEGVEAEAPKEEAEPPPKE encoded by the exons ATGGCCAAATTGATTAATACCCATCACTCCTATGGAGCCGTCCCAAAGGTTTCCATCCAAGACATGGATGAAGAGATCAATAAAATGGAACATGGTGAAAGCAg ACTTCTAAATCAGGATGAAGAAATTAATGGTACAATACACCCAGAGGATCATGTAAAATGCTACAGCATATTCTCAAGCAAGAGTCGAGTACATGCGGTTACTTCCTCCCTACACCG TGACCAACATCTTCCTGGTACAGCCGCAGTCGGTAATACCAATAACAGCAACAATAAGGATGA ggaagaaaaaaagaaaaagaaaaaagagaaaaaagg caaaTCTGATcacaaaaaggaaaagaaaaaagacaaagaaaaaaagaaagacaaagaaaaagaaaaaggagaaaaagacaagaaagaaaataaaaatggagaaaaggagaaggaaaaggctaaagaaaaggagaaggaaaaggagaaagaaaaagaaaaggacaAAGATAAGAAAGAAGA GAAGAAAAAAGACATATTTGTTATTGATCCATCAGGCAACTTATATTACAACTGGCTCTTTTGTATCACGATGCCTGTAATGTACAACTGGACCATGATTATAGCAAG GGCTTGTTTTGATGAACTACAGCAGGATTATCTAGAAGTTTGGTTCTTTCTTGACTACATGTCGGATTTCATCTATATTGCAGACATGTTTGTAAGAACAAGAACAG GCTACTTGGAACAAGGTCTTCTGGTGAGAGATGAAAAAAAACTGAGGGACAAGTATAAAAAGACTTTACAGTTTAAACTGGATATGGTGTCCATTATACCAACGGATATATTGTATTTGAAATTTGGATTAAACTATCCAGAACTCAGGCTTAACAAACTGCTGAGAATTTCTCGTATGTTCGAGTTTTTCCAGCGGACTGAAACAAGGACCAACTACCCCAACATCTTTAGGATTTCGAACCTCATCATGTACATCGTGATCATTATTCACTGGAATGCTTGTGTCTACTATTCCATTTCTAAGGCCATAGGATTTGGAGAAGACACATGGGTTTACCCTAACACGTCAGACCCAGACTATGGCCGTTTAGCCAGGAAATATGTATACAGTCTTTACTGGTCAACGCTGACCCTAACAACCATTGGTGAAACTCCTCCTCCTGTTTTAGACTCCGAGTTTTGGTTTGTTGTTGCCGATTTCCTAGTAGGAGTATTAATTTTCGCTACCATCGTCGGTAATGTCGGTTCCATGATATCTAACATGAATGCAGCCAGGGCAGAGTTCCAGGGGAGGATTGATGCCATTAAACAGTACATGCATTTCCGTAAAGTTAGCAAAGACTTGGAAAAAAGAGTGATCAAGTGGTTCGACTACTTGTGGACAAATAAGAAAGCTGTTGACGAAAGagaagttttaaagtacctaccTGACAAGTTAAGAGCCGAAATAGCTATCAACGTCCATCTAGACACACTAAAGAAAGTCAGGATCTTTGCCGATTGTGAAGCTGGGCTCTTGATCGAACTTGTATTGAAGCTACAACCTCAAGTATACAGTCCTGGGGATTACATCTGCAGGAAAGGAGATATTGGACGAGAAATGTACATTATCAAAGAAGGCAAACTTGCTGTCGTGGCAGATGATGGAATTACACAATTTGTGGTTTTAAGCGACGGCAGCTACTTTGGAGAGATAAGCATTCTTAATATCAAGGGCAGTAAAGCCGGAAATAGAAGAACAGCAAACATTAAGAGTATTGGATATTCTGATTTGTTTTGTTTGTCCAAAGATGACTTAATGGAAGCGCTAACCGAATATCCTGATGCTAAAGCCATGCTTGAGGAAAAGGGAAGACAAATCTTAATGAAAGATGGTCTTCTTGACTTAGACATTGCTAATTCAGGTGCTGATCCCAAAGATATTGAAGAGAAAGTGGCTCATATGGAAGGTTTAGTTGACAATCTGCAAACAAAATTTGCGAGACTGCTGGCGGAGTACGATTCCGCACAACAAAAACTTAAACAAAGGGTGACCAAAATAGAAAAAATGCTGTCACCTGATCCCGAGGAGGGTGTAGAAGCAGAGGCACCAAAAGAAGAAGCAGAGCCTCCCCCAAAAGAATAA